The Rhinatrema bivittatum chromosome 4, aRhiBiv1.1, whole genome shotgun sequence genome window below encodes:
- the PIRT gene encoding phosphoinositide-interacting protein, whose product METHPVNLAVSEQFSGGEASSSESKDLITSQTESTLFSSSRSESLWTTSLPKSAWDTYQKPIIIMSVGGAAFLLGVILTSIHFLNTPVKPLNTSASSGKEFSKPTVSKLFGPAFLSIGLMVLVVGLVWVPIIKKKKKQRSASRLFNQYRSFFHF is encoded by the coding sequence ATGGAAACCCATCCAGTAAACCTTGCTGTTAGTGAACAGTTCAGTGGTGGTGAGGCGTCCTCTTCGGAATCTAAGGACCTGATCACCAGCCAGACGGAGAGCACCCTCTTCAGCAGCTCCAGGAGCGAGTCCCTCTGGACTACATCTCTACCAAAGAGTGCCTGGGACACCTACCAGAAACCCATCATCATCATGTCCGTGGGAGGAGCCGCCTTCCTCTTGGGCGTCATACTTACCAGTATACATTTCCTCAACACTCCCGTGAAGCCCCTGAATACTAGTGCTAGCAGTGGGAAAGAATTTAGCAAGCCAACCGTTTCCAAACTGTTTGGTCCAGCTTTTCTGTCCATTGGACTCATGGTTCTCGTAGTAGGGTTAGTTTGGGTTCCTAtcattaaaaagaagaaaaaacagaggTCAGCATCTAGGCTCTTCAATCAGTACAGATCATTCTTCCATTTCTGA